Proteins found in one Triticum urartu cultivar G1812 chromosome 4, Tu2.1, whole genome shotgun sequence genomic segment:
- the LOC125552909 gene encoding probable lysine-specific demethylase SE14 isoform X1 yields MPEPPVPAWLRGLPRAPEYRPTESEFADPIAFLSRVEREAAAFGICKVIPPYHRPSRRYVFAHLNRSLLSSPSHSPDPDPDPSSSNPTAPAALFTTRHQELGTARRGRPPPQVLKQVWQSGERYTLDQFEAKSRAFARAHLAGLRDPTPLAVESLFWKASADRPIYVEYANDVPGSGFAASAQSHRRPHKKRRREGDPSSPDEGDKATGWKLSSSPWNLQAIARAPGSLTRFMPDDVPGVTSPMVYIGMLFSWFAWHIEDHELHSLNFLHTGAPKTWYAVPGDRAAELEEVIRVHGYGGNPDRLASLAVLGEKTTLMSPEVIVAAGLPCCRLVQHPGEFVVTFPRAYHVGFSHGFNCGEAANFATPQWLKFAKEAAVRRAVMNYLPMLSHQQLLYLLAVSFISRTPRELLYGIRTSRLRDRRKEERELLVKREFLQDMISENELLCAFLKKKLIENAVLWEPDLLPSSTALHSCSSGPKAPSKVDDVHSIKSVPKENSSSDDIASRAGIQPKCMSMDSKSSDAMSAAEAQKLDTDTDDDGDLPFDLSIDSGSLTCVACGILGFPFMAILQPSKKALEDMSLVDIERFKLNCEKENHSNAIPCSPDDSISGHPVIAKRPSSPVAQSNFSHQNAESDKDGVGLDGPLLPHNNSAHSCNSENTLNPGINTETTETKIPSARFGIEFSKQTGRGDIDAQATESCGNTVDWNITSAFVRPRIFCLQHALEIEELLEGKGGAHALIICHADYTKLKALAISIAEEIEFQFDCKDVPLANASKSDLHLINISIDDEGYKEDERDWTTQMGLNMKYFAKLRKETPGCQEQPPLSFWKRLDISDKPSPISVVPNLKWLCRRARTPYRVVGYAACRNATVGPDVVSPAVTKAEMGTSGNAYENAKEQRTAEQDAPLEPSRLQEADDVADMHTCSEDIDQDMHCLIGSKRQRTAEQNAPLQPSRLQEADDVVDMHTCSVDNDQDMHHLIGIPVAAAEYPMTHQVCEGTVSVSTCELDDLVSASTSDDSICSAHSQDSPGVSDDFTTEQQCVQSDELTSSVAMSAQQFLVDGSMTAEDSSNHENLGSYNVTSECKDKQLQVQQEQENIELCNNAGRNLAAAVQVNSGHFGDKAVNLESAIPTESQHEYPKRDAIVLEGMQAALTTVVSGENRNSVNTELDSLGILLGALAEESILADVPGKDEVDDASLTLMTLASIDQSAGDVAHNEVIETSSSSVGASISCKGRTLPNLASDGSLRIQNAEIQNKQENAEEVGAWNCQGLKNSRGILDSSANSLSDTGKSSGTPKAYQPDILSRSIGSSKRTSIICYVRRKRKQKRKRESELSTSNSQSFGSFARAPCERLRPRRKPAVIEEPAEQIETAKPSAAATKGKRSKVVELFQCEIDFCDMTFESRAELRAHERNICTDESCGKRFQSHKYLKRHQCVHRDERPFKCPWDGCGMTFKWLWAQTEHIRVHTGERPYECSVPDCGQTFRYVSDYSRHRRKFNHY; encoded by the exons ATGCCGGAGCCCCCCGTCCCGGCCTGGCTCCGCGGCCTGCCCCGCGCCCCGGAGTACCGCCCCACCGAGTCCGAGTTCGCCGACCCCATCGCCTTCCTCTCCCGCGTCGAGCGCGAGGCCGCCGCCTTCGGCATCTGCAAGGTCATCCCGCCCTACCACCGCCCCTCCCGCCGCTACGTCTTCGCCCACCTCAACcgctccctcctctcctccccctcccactcccccgaccccgaccccgacccctcctCCTCCAACCCTACCGCCCCCGCCGCCCTCTTCACCACCCGCCACCAGGAGCTGGGCACCGCGCGCCGCGGCCGCCCGCCGCCGCAGGTGCTCAAGCAGGTCTGGCAGAGCGGGGAGCGCTACACGCTCGACCAGTTCGAGGCCAAGTCCCGCGCCTTCGCCAGGGCCCACCTCGCCGGCCTCCGCGACCCGACCCCGCTCGCCGTCGAGTCCCTCTTCTGGAAGGCCTCCGCCGACCGCCCCATCTACGTCGAGTACGCCAACGACGTCCCCGGATCCGGCTTCGCGGCCTCCGCGCAGTCGCATCGCCGCCCGCACAAGAAGCGGAGGCGGGAGGGCGACCCGAGTTCGCCGGATGAAGGGGACAAGGCCACGGGGTGGAAGCTCTCCAGCAGCCCCTGGAACCTCCAGGCCATCGCGCGGGCTCCAGGGTCGCTCACCCGGTTCATGCCAGATGATGTTCCCGGTGTCACTTCTCCCATGGTCTACATCGGGATGCTCTTCAGCTGGTTCGCATGGCACATCGAGGACCATGAGCTCCACAGCCTCAACTTCCTGCACACCGGTGCGCCCAAGACGTGGTACGCGGTCCCTGGGGATCGGGCGGCCGAGCTTGAGGAAGTTATCCGTGTGCATGGCTATGGAGGCAATCCTGATCGCCTTG CGTCCCTGGCAGTGCTTGGGGAGAAAACGACATTGATGTCCCCTGAGGTCATTGTAGCCGCTGGTCTGCCCTGTTGTAG ATTGGTGCAGCATCCTGGTGAATTTGTGGTGACGTTCCCAAGGGCCTACCATGTCGGGTTTAGCCATG GATTTAATTGTGGAGAAGCTGCCAACTTTGCAACTCCCCAGTGGCTGAAGTTTGCCAAAGAGGCCGCAGTTCGAAGAGCTGTGATGAATTATCTTCCAATGCTTTCTCATCAACAGCTACTGTATTTGCTAGCAGTTTCCTTTATATCCAG AACCCCCAGAGAATTATTGTATGGAATTCGAACCTCTCGTTTGAGAGATCGGAGAAAAGAAGAAAGGGAACTACTAGTCAAACGGGAGTTCTTACAAGATATGATTAGTGAAAATGAACTTTTGTGTGCTTTTCTCAAGAAGAAATTAATTGAAAATGCTGTTCTATGGGAGCCTGACCTGCTGCCATCTTCTACTGCTTTACATTCCTGCTCCTCTGGCCCAAAAGCTCCTTCGAAGGTTGATGATGTTCACAGTATCAAGTCTGTCCCCAAAGAGAACAGTTCATCTGATGATATTGCATCTAGAGCTGGGATACAACCTAAATGCATGTCTATGGACAGCAAATCATCTGATGCCATGTCTGCTGCCGAGGCGCAAAAACTTGATACTGACACTGATGATGATGGTGACCTTCCTTTTGATTTGAGCATTGATTCTGGCTCATTGACCTGCGTTGCTTGTGGAATTCTTGGCTTCCCATTTATGGCAATTTTGCAACCCTCCAAGAAAGCATTGGAAGATATGTCCCTTGTTGATATAGAGAGATTTAAGCTGAATTGTGAAAAAGAGAACCATTCAAATGCAATTCCATGTTCTCCTGATGATAGCATTTCAG GACATCCAGTTATTGCCAAAAGACCTTCCAGCCCTGTGGCACAGTCTAACTTCAGTCATCAGAATGCGGAATCAGATAAAGATGGTGTGGGACTTGATGGACCCCTACTACCacataataatagtgcacattcTTGCAATAGTGAAAATACCCTTAATCCGGGCATCAACACAGAGACAACTGAGACGAAAATACCGAGTGCTCGTTTTGGTATAGAATTTAGTAAACAAACTGGCAGAGGTGATATTGATGCACAAGCCACAGAAAGTTGCGGCAACACTGTTGACTGGAATATAACCTCTGCATTTGTACGTCCCCGTATCTTCTGCTTGCAACATGCACTTGAGATTGAGGAGTTGCTTGAAGGCAAAGGGGGTGCACATGCTCTCATCATTTGCCATGCAG ATTACACCAAGCTAAAAGCACTTGCAATATCAATTGCAGAGGAAATTGAGTTTCAGTTTGACTGTAAAGATGTTCCACTTGCAAATGCGTCCAAATCTGATCTACATCTAATCAACATTTCAATTGATGACGAGGGGTACAAGGAAGATGAAAGAGATTGGACAACACAGATGGGTCTAaacatgaaatattttgccaAGCTTAGGAAAGAAACACCAGGTTGCCAAGAGCAACCTCCTTTGTCATTTTGGAAGAGATTAGACATCTCAGATAAGCCTTCGCCTATTTCTGTCGTTCCAAACCTCAAATGGCTCTGCAGAAGAGCACGAACCCCATATAGGGTTGTTGGTTATGCTGCCTGTCGTAATGCCACAGTAGGTCCTGACGTGGTTAGCCCTGCAGTTACAAAGGCTGAGATGGGCACTTCTGGAAATGCTTACGAGAATGCCAAAGAACAACGAACTGCTGAACAAGATGCCCCTCTGGAGCCAAGTAGGTTACAAGAAGCTGACGATGTTGCTGATATGCACACGTGTTCTGAGGACATTGATCAAGACATGCATTGTCTGATTGGTAGCAAAAGGCAGCGAACCGCTGAACAAAATGCCCCTCTGCAGCCAAGTAGGTTGCAAGAAGCTGACGATGTAGTCGATATGCACACGTGTTCTGTGGACAATGATCAAGACATGCATCATCTGATTGGTATCCCTGTTGCTGCTGCTGAATATCCGATGACGCATCAAGTTTGTGAAGGTACAGTAAGTGTTAGCACCTGTGAACTTGACGATCTGGTAAGTGCTAGCACTAGTGATGATTCAATTTGTTCAGCGCATTCTCAGGATTCACCTGGGGTGTCAGATGACTTTACCACTGAACAGCAATGTGTCCAGTCAGATGAGTTGACTAGTTCCGTGGCTATGTCCGCACAACAGTTCCTTGTAGATGGAAGCATGACTGCAGAAGACAGCAGCAATCATGAAAACTTGGGTTCTTATAATGTCACTTCAGAGTGCAAAGACAAACAGCTCCAAGTTCAACAGGAGCAGGAGAATATTGAACTTTGTAATAATGCTGGCAGAAACTTGGCCGCGGCAGTACAGGTCAATTCCGGCCATTTTGGTGACAAGGCCGTCAATCTCGAGAGCGCTATTCCTACTGAGTCACAGCATGAGTATCCGAAGAGAGATGCCATCGTTTTGGAAGGCATGCAAGCTGCTTTGACGACTGTGGTCTCTGGAGAAAATAGAAATTCAGTTAACACAGAGTTGGATTCTCTtggtattttacttggagcttTAGCAGAAGAATCCATTCTAGCTGATGTTCCTGGAAAAGATGAGGTTGACGATGCTTCCTTGACATTGATGACACTGGCTAGCATTGACCAGTCTGCAGGTGATGTTGCACACAATGAAGTTATAGAGACGTCTAGCTCTTCCGTTGGCGCATCTATTTCATGCAAGGGACGGACTTTGCCCAATTTGGCATCTGATGGATCGCTTAGGATTCAGAATGCTGAAATACAAAATAAacaagaaaatgctgaagaagtTGGTGCCTGGAACTGCCAGGGTTTGAAGAACAGCAGAGGAATACTTGACAGTTCAGCAAACAGTTTATCTGATACAGGCAAAAGTTCAGGCACACCAAAAGCTTATCAACCAGACATATTGTCTAGAAGCATTGGAAGCTCAAAAAGAACAAGTATCATATGCTATGTCAGACGCAAGCGCAAGCAAAAAAGAAAGAGGGAATCTGAGTTAAGTACCAGTAATTCGCAAAGTTTTGGGAGCTTTGCCCGCGCTCCATGCGAGAGGCTGAGGCCCAGGAGGAAACCTGCAGTAATTGAAGAGCCGGCAGAGCAGATTGAAACCGCAAAACCTTCCGCTGCCGCAACCAAGGGCAAGAGGTccaaggtggtggagttatttcAGTGCGAGATCGATTTCTGCGACATGACATTCGAGAGCAGAGCCGAGCTCCGCGCCCACGAGCGCAACATCTGCACCGACGAGTCGTGCGGCAAGCGCTTCCAGTCGCACAAGTACCTGAAGCGCCACCAGTGTGTCCACCGCGACGAGAGGCCCTTCAAGTGCCCCTGGGACGGCTGCGGGATGACCTTCAAGTGGCTGTGGGCGCAGACAGAACACATAAGAGTCCACACGGGGGAGCGCCCGTACGAGTGCTCAGTCCCTGACTGCGGGCAGACGTTTAGATACGTCTCGGACTACAGTCGGCACCGGAGGAAGTTTAATCATTACTGA
- the LOC125552909 gene encoding probable lysine-specific demethylase SE14 isoform X2 encodes MPEPPVPAWLRGLPRAPEYRPTESEFADPIAFLSRVEREAAAFGICKVIPPYHRPSRRYVFAHLNRSLLSSPSHSPDPDPDPSSSNPTAPAALFTTRHQELGTARRGRPPPQVLKQVWQSGERYTLDQFEAKSRAFARAHLAGLRDPTPLAVESLFWKASADRPIYVEYANDVPGSGFAASAQSHRRPHKKRRREGDPSSPDEGDKATGWKLSSSPWNLQAIARAPGSLTRFMPDDVPGVTSPMVYIGMLFSWFAWHIEDHELHSLNFLHTGAPKTWYAVPGDRAAELEEVIRVHGYGGNPDRLASLAVLGEKTTLMSPEVIVAAGLPCCRLVQHPGEFVVTFPRAYHVGFSHGFNCGEAANFATPQWLKFAKEAAVRRAVMNYLPMLSHQQLLYLLAVSFISRTPRELLYGIRTSRLRDRRKEERELLVKREFLQDMISENELLCAFLKKKLIENAVLWEPDLLPSSTALHSCSSGPKAPSKVDDVHSIKSVPKENSSSDDIASRAGIQPKCMSMDSKSSDAMSAAEAQKLDTDTDDDGDLPFDLSIDSGSLTCVACGILGFPFMAILQPSKKALEDMSLVDIERFKLNCEKENHSNAIPCSPDDSISGHPVIAKRPSSPVAQSNFSHQNAESDKDGVGLDGPLLPHNNSAHSCNSENTLNPGINTETTETKIPSARFGIEFSKQTGRGDIDAQATESCGNTVDWNITSAFVRPRIFCLQHALEIEELLEGKGGAHALIICHADYTKLKALAISIAEEIEFQFDCKDVPLANASKSDLHLINISIDDEGYKEDERDWTTQMGLNMKYFAKLRKETPGCQEQPPLSFWKRLDISDKPSPISVVPNLKWLCRRARTPYRVVGYAACRNATVGPDVVSPAVTKAEMGTSGNAYENAKEQRTAEQDAPLEPSRLQEADDVADMHTCSEDIDQDMHCLIGSKRQRTAEQNAPLQPSRLQEADDVVDMHTCSVDNDQDMHHLIGIPVAAAEYPMTHQVCEGTVSVSTCELDDLVSASTSDDSICSAHSQDSPGVSDDFTTEQQCVQSDELTSSVAMSAQQFLVDGSMTAEDSSNHENLGSYNVTSECKDKQLQVQQEQENIELCNNAGRNLAAAVQVNSGHFGDKAVNLESAIPTESQHEYPKRDAIVLEGMQAALTTVVSGENRNSVNTELDSLGILLGALAEESILADVPGKDEVDDASLTLMTLASIDQSAGDVAHNEVIETSSSSVGASISCKGRTLPNLASDGSLRIQNAEIQNKQENAEEVGAWNCQGLKNSRGILDSSANSLSDTGKSSGTPKAYQPDILSRSIGSSKRTSIICYVRRKRKQKRKRESELSTSNSQSFGSFARAPCERLRPRRKPAVIEEPAEQIETAKPSAAATKGKRSKVVELFQCEIDFCDMTFESRAELRAHERNICTDESCGKRFQSHKYLKRHQCVHRDERPFKCPWDGCGMTFKWLWAQTEHIRVHTGERPYECSVPDCGQTFRYVSDYSRHRRKFNHY; translated from the exons ATGCCGGAGCCCCCCGTCCCGGCCTGGCTCCGCGGCCTGCCCCGCGCCCCGGAGTACCGCCCCACCGAGTCCGAGTTCGCCGACCCCATCGCCTTCCTCTCCCGCGTCGAGCGCGAGGCCGCCGCCTTCGGCATCTGCAAGGTCATCCCGCCCTACCACCGCCCCTCCCGCCGCTACGTCTTCGCCCACCTCAACcgctccctcctctcctccccctcccactcccccgaccccgaccccgacccctcctCCTCCAACCCTACCGCCCCCGCCGCCCTCTTCACCACCCGCCACCAGGAGCTGGGCACCGCGCGCCGCGGCCGCCCGCCGCCGCAGGTGCTCAAGCAGGTCTGGCAGAGCGGGGAGCGCTACACGCTCGACCAGTTCGAGGCCAAGTCCCGCGCCTTCGCCAGGGCCCACCTCGCCGGCCTCCGCGACCCGACCCCGCTCGCCGTCGAGTCCCTCTTCTGGAAGGCCTCCGCCGACCGCCCCATCTACGTCGAGTACGCCAACGACGTCCCCGGATCCGGCTTCGCGGCCTCCGCGCAGTCGCATCGCCGCCCGCACAAGAAGCGGAGGCGGGAGGGCGACCCGAGTTCGCCGGATGAAGGGGACAAGGCCACGGGGTGGAAGCTCTCCAGCAGCCCCTGGAACCTCCAGGCCATCGCGCGGGCTCCAGGGTCGCTCACCCGGTTCATGCCAGATGATGTTCCCGGTGTCACTTCTCCCATGGTCTACATCGGGATGCTCTTCAGCTGGTTCGCATGGCACATCGAGGACCATGAGCTCCACAGCCTCAACTTCCTGCACACCGGTGCGCCCAAGACGTGGTACGCGGTCCCTGGGGATCGGGCGGCCGAGCTTGAGGAAGTTATCCGTGTGCATGGCTATGGAGGCAATCCTGATCGCCTTG CGTCCCTGGCAGTGCTTGGGGAGAAAACGACATTGATGTCCCCTGAGGTCATTGTAGCCGCTGGTCTGCCCTGTTGTAG ATTGGTGCAGCATCCTGGTGAATTTGTGGTGACGTTCCCAAGGGCCTACCATGTCGGGTTTAGCCATG GATTTAATTGTGGAGAAGCTGCCAACTTTGCAACTCCCCAGTGGCTGAAGTTTGCCAAAGAGGCCGCAGTTCGAAGAGCTGTGATGAATTATCTTCCAATGCTTTCTCATCAACAGCTACTGTATTTGCTAGCAGTTTCCTTTATATCCAG AACCCCCAGAGAATTATTGTATGGAATTCGAACCTCTCGTTTGAGAGATCGGAGAAAAGAAGAAAGGGAACTACTAGTCAAACGGGAGTTCTTACAAGATATGATTAGTGAAAATGAACTTTTGTGTGCTTTTCTCAAGAAGAAATTAATTGAAAATGCTGTTCTATGGGAGCCTGACCTGCTGCCATCTTCTACTGCTTTACATTCCTGCTCCTCTGGCCCAAAAGCTCCTTCGAAGGTTGATGATGTTCACAGTATCAAGTCTGTCCCCAAAGAGAACAGTTCATCTGATGATATTGCATCTAGAGCTGGGATACAACCTAAATGCATGTCTATGGACAGCAAATCATCTGATGCCATGTCTGCTGCCGAGGCGCAAAAACTTGATACTGACACTGATGATGATGGTGACCTTCCTTTTGATTTGAGCATTGATTCTGGCTCATTGACCTGCGTTGCTTGTGGAATTCTTGGCTTCCCATTTATGGCAATTTTGCAACCCTCCAAGAAAGCATTGGAAGATATGTCCCTTGTTGATATAGAGAGATTTAAGCTGAATTGTGAAAAAGAGAACCATTCAAATGCAATTCCATGTTCTCCTGATGATAGCATTTCAG GACATCCAGTTATTGCCAAAAGACCTTCCAGCCCTGTGGCACAGTCTAACTTCAGTCATCAGAATGCGGAATCAGATAAAGATGGTGTGGGACTTGATGGACCCCTACTACCacataataatagtgcacattcTTGCAATAGTGAAAATACCCTTAATCCGGGCATCAACACAGAGACAACTGAGACGAAAATACCGAGTGCTCGTTTTGGTATAGAATTTAGTAAACAAACTGGCAGAGGTGATATTGATGCACAAGCCACAGAAAGTTGCGGCAACACTGTTGACTGGAATATAACCTCTGCATTTGTACGTCCCCGTATCTTCTGCTTGCAACATGCACTTGAGATTGAGGAGTTGCTTGAAGGCAAAGGGGGTGCACATGCTCTCATCATTTGCCATGCAG ATTACACCAAGCTAAAAGCACTTGCAATATCAATTGCAGAGGAAATTGAGTTTCAGTTTGACTGTAAAGATGTTCCACTTGCAAATGCGTCCAAATCTGATCTACATCTAATCAACATTTCAATTGATGACGAGGGGTACAAGGAAGATGAAAGAGATTGGACAACACAGATGGGTCTAaacatgaaatattttgccaAGCTTAGGAAAGAAACACCAGGTTGCCAAGAGCAACCTCCTTTGTCATTTTGGAAGAGATTAGACATCTCAGATAAGCCTTCGCCTATTTCTGTCGTTCCAAACCTCAAATGGCTCTGCAGAAGAGCACGAACCCCATATAGGGTTGTTGGTTATGCTGCCTGTCGTAATGCCACAGTAGGTCCTGACGTGGTTAGCCCTGCAGTTACAAAGGCTGAGATGGGCACTTCTGGAAATGCTTACGAGAATGCCAAAGAACAACGAACTGCTGAACAAGATGCCCCTCTGGAGCCAAGTAGGTTACAAGAAGCTGACGATGTTGCTGATATGCACACGTGTTCTGAGGACATTGATCAAGACATGCATTGTCTGATTGGTAGCAAAAGGCAGCGAACCGCTGAACAAAATGCCCCTCTGCAGCCAAGTAGGTTGCAAGAAGCTGACGATGTAGTCGATATGCACACGTGTTCTGTGGACAATGATCAAGACATGCATCATCTGATTGGTATCCCTGTTGCTGCTGCTGAATATCCGATGACGCATCAAGTTTGTGAAGGTACAGTAAGTGTTAGCACCTGTGAACTTGACGATCTGGTAAGTGCTAGCACTAGTGATGATTCAATTTGTTCAGCGCATTCTCAGGATTCACCTGGGGTGTCAGATGACTTTACCACTGAACAGCAATGTGTCCAGTCAGATGAGTTGACTAGTTCCGTGGCTATGTCCGCACAACAGTTCCTTGTAGATGGAAGCATGACTGCAGAAGACAGCAGCAATCATGAAAACTTGGGTTCTTATAATGTCACTTCAGAGTGCAAAGACAAACAGCTCCAAGTTCAACAGGAGCAGGAGAATATTGAACTTTGTAATAATGCTGGCAGAAACTTGGCCGCGGCAGTACAGGTCAATTCCGGCCATTTTGGTGACAAGGCCGTCAATCTCGAGAGCGCTATTCCTACTGAGTCACAGCATGAGTATCCGAAGAGAGATGCCATCGTTTTGGAAGGCATGCAAGCTGCTTTGACGACTGTGGTCTCTGGAGAAAATAGAAATTCAGTTAACACAGAGTTGGATTCTCTtggtattttacttggagcttTAGCAGAAGAATCCATTCTAGCTGATGTTCCTGGAAAAGATGAGGTTGACGATGCTTCCTTGACATTGATGACACTGGCTAGCATTGACCAGTCTGCAGGTGATGTTGCACACAATGAAGTTATAGAGACGTCTAGCTCTTCCGTTGGCGCATCTATTTCATGCAAGGGACGGACTTTGCCCAATTTGGCATCTGATGGATCGCTTAGGATTCAGAATGCTGAAATACAAAATAAacaagaaaatgctgaagaagtTGGTGCCTGGAACTGCCAGGGTTTGAAGAACAGCAGAGGAATACTTGACAGTTCAGCAAACAGTTTATCTGATACAGGCAAAAGTTCAGGCACACCAAAAGCTTATCAACCAGACATATTGTCTAGAAGCATTGGAAGCTCAAAAAGAACAAGTATCATATGCTATGTCAGACGCAAGCGCAAGCAAAAAAGAAAGAGGGAATCTGAGTTAAGTACCAGTAATTCGCAAAGTTTTGGGAGCTTTGCCCGCGCTCCATGCGAGAGGCTGAGGCCCAGGAGGAAACCTGCAGTAATTGAAGAGCCGGCAGAGCAGATTGAAACCGCAAAACCTTCCGCTGCCGCAACCAAGGGCAAGAGGTccaaggtggtggagttatttcAGTGCGAGATCGATTTCTGCGACATGACATTCGAGAGCAGAGCCGAGCTCCGCGCCCACGAGCGCAACATCTGCACCGACGAGTCGTGCGGCAAGCGCTTCCAGTCGCACAAGTACCTGAAGCGCCACCAGTGTGTCCACCGCGACGAGAGGCCCTTCAAGTGCCCCTGGGACGGCTGCGGGATGACCTTCAAGTGGCTGTGGGCGCAGACAGAACACATAAGAGTCCACACGGGGGAGCGCCCGTACGAGTGCTCAGTCCCTGACTGCGGGCAGACGTTTAGATACGTCTCGGACTACAGTCGGCACCGGAG GAAGTTTAATCATTACTGA